The sequence TCAATTAATGGACAGAATGAATAAACACAGTAAAAAACTAAAAACTAAAATTGTTTTTGATATTATAAAAAAAGTAAATTTTATGCATAAACCTTTTTTTCTATTTGGAGAAGAAAATATTTACATTTCTAATTCAGTTATTATTGCTACTGGTTCTTATGCAAAATATTTAGGACTTAAATCAGAAAAAGAATATATGGGAAAAGGTGTTTCATCCTGCGCAACTTGTGATGGAATATTTTATAAAAATAAAGATATAGCAATAGTAGGTGGTGGAAATACAGCTATTGAAGAAGTTTTATATCTTTCTAATATTGTGTCAAAAATACATTTAATACATCGAAAAGAAAATTTTAAAGCAGAGAAAATTTTAATAAATAGATTAAAGAAAAAAATAGAATCTAAAAAAGTCATTTTTCATAAAAATAGCATCGTATATGAAATTTTTGGAAAAGAAAATTGTGTTTCTGGAATAAAAATTAAAAACCATAAAAATATTTATTCAGAAATAAAAATTTCAGGGCTTTTTATTGCTATTGGTCATATTCCAAATACAAAGATTTTTTCAAATCAATTAAAAACTAAAAAAGGATATATTTCAGTACAAAAAATTTTGATAAAAAACTCAACTCAAACCAATATACCTGGAATATTCGCAGCAGGAGACGTTATTGATAATTGTTATAAACAAGCTATTACAGCCGCTGCAACAGGATGTATGGCAGCTTTAGATGCTAAAGAATATTTAGAAAAAGAAAATAAATAATATTAATAAAAAAATTCTTTTAATTTTTAATATAAATCATATTTAAATGAGAAAAATATGCCTAAAGAAAAAAATATAGAAATGCAAGGTGTAATAACAGATACATTACCAAATACCATGTTTAAAGTTAAATTGGAAAATGGACATAATGTAATTGCTCATATTTCTGGAAAAATGAGAAAAAATTACATTAGAATTTTAACTGGAGATAAGGTTACTGTAGAATTAACTACTTATGATTTAAATAAAGGTAGAATTATATTTCGTAGTAGATAAAAAAACGCAAATAAATAAAAAATTCGATAAATAAATTTTAATTTTTTAGTAATTATTAATAGGTATTAATATTTATGCGAACTCATTATTGTGGTGAATTGAAAGAAATTAATATAGACAAATTTGTAACTTTATGTGGATGGGTTCATAGTTATAGAAATTTAAGCAAAATTATCTTTTTAAATATGAGAGATTGGAGTGGAATAATTCAAATAACTTTTTTAGAAGAAAATAAAAAATTATTTAAAGTAGCAAAAAAACTAAAAAACGAATTTTGTATCCAAGTGTTTGGAATAGTGAAAAGAAGAAATTTAAAAAATATAAACAAATCAATAAAAACAGGATTTATCGAAGTATTAGTAAAAAAATTAACTATAATTAATGCATCTCAACCAATTCCAATAGATAATTCTAAAATTAATTCAGAAGATATTTCTTTAAAATACAGATATTTAGAATTAAGAAAATTAGAATTATTAAAGAAATTAAAAATACGTAGTAAAACAATTCTTCTTATTCACAAATACATGCAATCAAAAAAATTCATGCAAATTGAAACTCCTATTCTTACAAAAATTACTCCAGAAGGAGCTAGAAATTATTTAATACCTAGCAGAATACATAAAAAAAAGTTTTATGCACTACCTCAGTCACCTCAGTTGTTTAAACAACTTCTGATGATTTCTGGAATTGATAAATATTATCAAATAACAAAATGTTTTAGAGATGAAGATTTACGTTCTGATAGACAACCAGAATTTTCTCAAATTGACATTGAAGCAGCTTTTATAAGTGAACAAAAAATACAAAAAATTGTAGAAAATCTTATATCTTTTATATGGTTAAAAATAAAAAATATTACTTTTGAAAAAATAAAAAAAATAACTTTTACTCAATCTATAAAAGATTATGGAACAGATAAACCAGATTTACGCAATCCAATGAAATTATTTGATTTAAAAGATTTGCTACAAGAAGTTGAAAATTTAGATTTTATAAAAAAAAATATTGAATCTACAAAAAAAACACGTATCGCTGCTATTTGTGTTCCAAATGGAATTGTTTTAAAAGAAAAAAAAATAAAAGTTCTAAAAGAAGAATTAAAAAAAAAATATGGATTTTATGAATTAATAACAATATTAGTCAAAGAAAAAAAATTATCAGAAAATTATGATTTTGATTGTTCAATATTAAAAAATTATACAAAAAAAAAAATAATTTTAAAAATAATTAAAAAAATTAATGCAAAATCCAAAGATTTAATAATAATCGTAATTGGTATTTCAAAAACAGTAAATAATGTACTAAATAAGTTGAGAATGGAAATAGGAATAAAATTAAATTTAGTAAATCCAAATGAATTTAAACCTGTTTGGATAACTGATTTTCCAATGTTTAAAAAAGAAAAAGATGGAAAATTATGTTGTTTACATCATCCATTTACTCAACCTAAAAATTCCAATATAGAAACAATGAAAAGAAAACCAGAAACAATAATATCAAAATCTTATGATTTAGTAATTAATGGATA comes from Buchnera aphidicola (Tetraneura ulmi) and encodes:
- the trxB gene encoding thioredoxin-disulfide reductase — encoded protein: MKKKKIVRSNLLILGSGPSGYTAAIYAARSNLNPILVTGPTPGGQLITTNTIENWPGDYKNITGIQLMDRMNKHSKKLKTKIVFDIIKKVNFMHKPFFLFGEENIYISNSVIIATGSYAKYLGLKSEKEYMGKGVSSCATCDGIFYKNKDIAIVGGGNTAIEEVLYLSNIVSKIHLIHRKENFKAEKILINRLKKKIESKKVIFHKNSIVYEIFGKENCVSGIKIKNHKNIYSEIKISGLFIAIGHIPNTKIFSNQLKTKKGYISVQKILIKNSTQTNIPGIFAAGDVIDNCYKQAITAAATGCMAALDAKEYLEKENK
- the infA gene encoding translation initiation factor IF-1 translates to MPKEKNIEMQGVITDTLPNTMFKVKLENGHNVIAHISGKMRKNYIRILTGDKVTVELTTYDLNKGRIIFRSR
- the aspS gene encoding aspartate--tRNA ligase → MRTHYCGELKEINIDKFVTLCGWVHSYRNLSKIIFLNMRDWSGIIQITFLEENKKLFKVAKKLKNEFCIQVFGIVKRRNLKNINKSIKTGFIEVLVKKLTIINASQPIPIDNSKINSEDISLKYRYLELRKLELLKKLKIRSKTILLIHKYMQSKKFMQIETPILTKITPEGARNYLIPSRIHKKKFYALPQSPQLFKQLLMISGIDKYYQITKCFRDEDLRSDRQPEFSQIDIEAAFISEQKIQKIVENLISFIWLKIKNITFEKIKKITFTQSIKDYGTDKPDLRNPMKLFDLKDLLQEVENLDFIKKNIESTKKTRIAAICVPNGIVLKEKKIKVLKEELKKKYGFYELITILVKEKKLSENYDFDCSILKNYTKKKIILKIIKKINAKSKDLIIIVIGISKTVNNVLNKLRMEIGIKLNLVNPNEFKPVWITDFPMFKKEKDGKLCCLHHPFTQPKNSNIETMKRKPETIISKSYDLVINGYEIAGGSVRNHNFEVQKTIFKLIGISEKEQLEKFGFFLESLTYGAPIHAGIALGLDRIIMLLTNSNSIRDTIAFPKTTSAICPMTNSPDYISNDMLKEIL